The following proteins come from a genomic window of Corynebacterium falsenii:
- a CDS encoding ABC transporter substrate-binding protein → MAQHTKKLLAVMTASGLVLAGCSDDKGGSDNGGGNTDGRGPITFAMGKNDTDKLRPVIDKWNEKHPDEKVTLQELAGEADAQRDTLVQSLQAGSGDIDVMALDVVWTAQFAANGWLAPLEGDLKVDTSKLLKAPVESAKYMDKLYALPQNTNGQLLYRNTDVVKDAPQKWEDVVNACKAVKDQDCLTMQLKQYEGLMVSTADFMNSWGGGIMNDQGEVTVTSPESRAGLQAMVDGYKDKVISSASTGATEEETNLAFTQGQTAMAINWPYMYTNAEEAGSAVKGKTEVSPLVGKDGVGVSTLGGYNNGINANSKHKATAKDFIEFVTSDENQKSFMEKSFPPVLASVYDDEALKQKFPYLDALKISLENAKPRPASPNYDALSKAVQDNAYAALTAGKSVDQATDDMAAAIKNTTTK, encoded by the coding sequence GTGGCTCAGCACACGAAGAAGCTCCTGGCCGTGATGACTGCATCCGGCCTGGTTCTGGCTGGATGCTCGGATGACAAGGGCGGAAGCGACAACGGCGGCGGCAACACCGACGGCCGTGGCCCCATCACCTTCGCCATGGGTAAGAACGACACGGACAAGCTCCGCCCGGTCATCGACAAGTGGAACGAGAAGCACCCGGATGAGAAGGTGACGCTACAGGAGCTGGCCGGTGAGGCCGATGCCCAGCGCGACACCCTCGTGCAGTCCCTGCAGGCTGGTTCCGGTGATATCGACGTCATGGCACTCGACGTGGTCTGGACCGCACAGTTCGCCGCCAACGGCTGGCTGGCCCCACTCGAGGGCGACCTGAAGGTAGACACCTCCAAGCTGCTCAAGGCCCCGGTGGAGTCCGCGAAGTACATGGACAAGCTCTACGCTCTGCCGCAGAACACCAACGGCCAGCTCCTCTACCGCAACACCGACGTGGTCAAGGATGCCCCGCAGAAGTGGGAAGACGTGGTCAACGCCTGCAAGGCCGTGAAGGATCAGGACTGCCTGACCATGCAGCTGAAGCAGTACGAGGGGCTCATGGTTTCCACCGCCGACTTCATGAACAGCTGGGGCGGCGGCATCATGAACGATCAGGGCGAAGTCACCGTGACCTCGCCGGAGTCCCGCGCCGGCCTGCAGGCCATGGTCGATGGCTACAAGGACAAGGTCATCAGCTCCGCCTCCACGGGCGCGACCGAGGAGGAGACCAACCTGGCCTTCACTCAGGGTCAGACCGCCATGGCCATCAACTGGCCGTACATGTACACCAACGCTGAGGAAGCTGGCTCCGCGGTGAAGGGCAAGACCGAGGTCTCCCCGCTGGTCGGCAAGGACGGCGTGGGCGTGTCCACCCTGGGCGGCTACAACAACGGCATCAACGCCAACTCCAAGCACAAGGCCACGGCCAAGGACTTCATCGAGTTCGTCACCTCCGACGAGAACCAGAAGTCCTTCATGGAGAAGTCCTTCCCGCCAGTGCTCGCATCCGTCTACGATGACGAAGCCCTCAAGCAGAAGTTCCCCTACCTGGATGCTCTGAAGATCTCCCTGGAAAACGCGAAGCCCCGCCCGGCGTCCCCGAACTACGACGCCCTGAGCAAGGCCGTGCAGGACAACGCCTACGCTGCCCTGACCGCAGGCAAGTCCGTGGACCAGGCAACGGACGACATGGCAGCAGCGATCAAGAACACCACCACGAAGTAA
- a CDS encoding ABC transporter permease: protein MNSLRSEITKLTSVRSTWIYLILLTGALYGPVVLLGVFGETSNGPARGWDSLLQGAQIFQMIAIIMAGSWVGSDIKHNMNAHAFLTQPRRSNWLVAKMVVVGLFTFSAFVVGCALAWVAATVVGIDVDAGEGLGYLTTTAIGFPLWAVATVGLAALVRSQVAAISLPLVWILVLEPLINTGAGSVSAIRPLATILPNSTMVNVAYDNAIFEHASLGATGIIVLIAWLGALITIGLWANTSRDVR, encoded by the coding sequence ATGAACTCACTTCGCAGCGAAATCACCAAACTCACCAGCGTACGGTCAACCTGGATCTACCTCATCCTGCTCACCGGAGCGCTTTACGGCCCCGTCGTGCTTCTCGGAGTGTTCGGGGAAACGAGCAACGGTCCAGCCCGGGGATGGGACAGCCTCCTCCAAGGAGCGCAGATCTTCCAGATGATCGCGATCATCATGGCAGGCAGCTGGGTGGGCAGCGACATCAAGCACAACATGAATGCGCACGCGTTCCTCACCCAACCGCGGCGTAGCAACTGGCTCGTTGCCAAGATGGTCGTGGTGGGACTATTCACCTTCTCCGCCTTCGTCGTCGGTTGTGCGTTGGCGTGGGTTGCGGCCACCGTCGTGGGGATCGATGTAGATGCCGGGGAGGGGCTGGGTTATCTCACCACAACTGCAATTGGCTTCCCGCTGTGGGCCGTGGCGACCGTGGGACTCGCGGCGCTGGTTCGCTCCCAGGTGGCGGCCATTTCCCTGCCGCTGGTGTGGATCCTCGTGCTCGAACCACTCATCAATACGGGCGCAGGATCGGTCAGTGCTATCCGTCCGCTCGCCACGATCCTGCCGAACAGCACCATGGTCAACGTCGCCTACGACAACGCGATCTTCGAGCATGCATCGCTGGGGGCCACGGGCATCATCGTTCTCATTGCCTGGCTCGGCGCCCTGATAACAATCGGCCTGTGGGCCAACACCTCCCGGGACGTGCGCTAG
- a CDS encoding ATP-binding cassette domain-containing protein yields the protein MITVENLSKRYGDTQAFDDLTFSVPDGQVTGFLGPNGSGKSSTMRCILGLDNPSQGTVSFDGKDLDSYGSERPHVVGGLMEPTWYIPNHTASTHINSIAAAAGISLDRAEECLALVGLETVAKKKIKGFSLGMKQRLGLAIALLGDPKHLILDEPVNGLDPEGVHWMRQLIRSNAEQGRAVLVSSHLLNEMELTADRLVLIGRGKLIGEHSMDEFLNSGSATVRVRVADPAPFFDAAAANSAFTIDAKPNGIMDITADMAGDDLARVIGELARDTNAVVLELSQQRQGLEQRFLDTTNAAVDYRMGGK from the coding sequence ATGATCACCGTAGAGAACCTAAGTAAACGCTACGGGGACACGCAGGCCTTCGACGACCTCACGTTCTCCGTGCCCGACGGGCAAGTCACCGGCTTCCTCGGGCCCAACGGCTCGGGCAAGTCATCCACGATGCGCTGCATCCTGGGCCTCGACAACCCCTCCCAAGGAACCGTCAGCTTCGATGGAAAAGACCTGGACAGCTACGGTTCCGAACGGCCACACGTGGTCGGCGGGCTCATGGAACCTACGTGGTACATCCCCAACCACACTGCCTCCACGCACATCAATTCCATCGCTGCTGCGGCAGGCATCAGCCTAGACCGCGCTGAAGAATGCCTAGCGTTGGTCGGCCTCGAGACGGTTGCTAAGAAGAAGATCAAGGGCTTCTCCCTCGGTATGAAGCAACGCCTTGGCCTCGCCATCGCGCTGCTCGGCGACCCCAAGCACCTGATCCTCGATGAGCCCGTCAATGGCCTGGATCCGGAGGGCGTGCACTGGATGCGCCAGCTCATCCGCTCCAACGCAGAACAGGGGCGCGCCGTGCTGGTCAGCTCCCATCTGCTCAACGAGATGGAACTCACCGCCGATCGCCTCGTGCTCATCGGCCGCGGCAAGCTCATCGGCGAGCACAGCATGGACGAGTTCCTCAACAGCGGCAGCGCGACCGTACGCGTGCGCGTGGCCGATCCCGCTCCTTTTTTCGACGCCGCAGCGGCCAACTCTGCCTTCACCATCGACGCGAAGCCCAACGGAATCATGGACATCACTGCGGACATGGCCGGCGATGACCTTGCCCGCGTCATCGGCGAGCTCGCGCGCGACACCAACGCGGTGGTGCTGGAGCTCTCGCAACAGCGCCAAGGCTTGGAGCAGCGATTCCTCGATACCACCAACGCTGCTGTGGACTACCGCATGGGAGGCAAGTAG
- a CDS encoding carbohydrate ABC transporter permease: MTTTASRPQRKKRDWRAVWLVGPSLLLLAVVIGYPVIRAIYLSFQADRHLDPETGMFVTGGFAGFQHYLYWLTQRCMTPSGVVAECAPGQLSMDFWPALKITLFFTVVTVTLETMLGLWMALVMNRAFAGRGLLRAAVLVPWAIPTAVTAKLWQFIFADQGIVNSLLGTTIHWTTDPWAARFAVIIADVWKTAPFMAILILAGLQMVPSGVYEAARVDGASKWQQFTKITLPLIRPALMVAILFRTLDALRMYDLPVIMISGSSNSPTAVISQLVIEDTRQGRFNSASALSTLIFLLIFAVAFIMIRFLGADVSGKKQGAQR; encoded by the coding sequence GTGACCACCACCGCTTCCCGGCCACAACGGAAGAAGAGGGACTGGCGAGCCGTATGGCTCGTCGGTCCCTCCCTGCTGTTGTTGGCCGTTGTCATCGGCTATCCCGTCATCCGGGCGATCTACCTGTCCTTCCAGGCCGACCGCCACCTCGATCCGGAAACGGGCATGTTCGTCACCGGCGGCTTCGCCGGTTTCCAGCACTACCTGTACTGGCTCACGCAGCGGTGCATGACGCCCTCCGGCGTGGTGGCCGAGTGCGCCCCGGGCCAGCTATCCATGGACTTCTGGCCGGCGCTGAAGATCACCCTGTTCTTCACGGTCGTCACGGTGACCTTGGAGACGATGCTGGGCCTGTGGATGGCGCTGGTCATGAACCGCGCGTTCGCCGGCCGCGGCCTGCTCCGTGCTGCCGTGCTCGTGCCCTGGGCAATCCCCACGGCCGTGACCGCAAAGCTGTGGCAGTTCATCTTCGCCGACCAGGGCATCGTCAACTCCCTGTTGGGAACCACGATCCACTGGACCACCGACCCCTGGGCCGCCCGCTTCGCGGTGATCATCGCCGACGTGTGGAAGACCGCGCCGTTCATGGCGATCCTCATCCTCGCCGGCCTGCAGATGGTGCCCAGCGGCGTGTACGAGGCCGCCCGTGTGGACGGAGCCTCGAAGTGGCAGCAGTTCACCAAGATCACCCTGCCGCTGATCCGCCCGGCGCTCATGGTCGCGATTCTGTTCCGCACCCTGGACGCCCTGCGCATGTACGACCTACCGGTCATCATGATCAGTGGGTCCTCGAACTCCCCCACTGCGGTCATCTCCCAGCTGGTCATTGAGGACACGCGTCAGGGCAGGTTCAACTCGGCGTCGGCGCTATCGACCCTCATTTTCCTGCTGATCTTCGCGGTGGCGTTCATTATGATTCGATTCCTCGGCGCGGACGTGTCCGGTAAGAAGCAAGGAGCCCAGCGATGA
- a CDS encoding ABC transporter ATP-binding protein: MADVKFDNVEIRYPGADKPTVANMNLHIQDGEFLVLVGPSGCGKSTTLRALAGLEDTSGGHISIGGRDVTGTEPKERDIAMVFQDYALYPHMSVRENMGFALKVAKTPKDEINRRVNEAAEILGLQEFLDRKPKDLSGGQRQRVAMGRAIVREPQVFLMDEPLSNLDAKLRVQTRAQIVKLQRDLGVTTVYVTHDQVEAMTMGHRVAVLKDGELQQVDTPKKLYDEPANAFVAGFIGSPAMNLVRTTGGVQGWNLDVPNKELIVGVRPEGLELSEDGIPGTVTMVEELGADSYIYVDTNLGQMVARGGNSEVGAQVHLMPRPGAHMHFFDATTEQRVNVG; the protein is encoded by the coding sequence ATGGCTGATGTGAAGTTCGACAACGTAGAGATCCGCTACCCCGGCGCCGACAAGCCCACCGTGGCAAACATGAACCTGCACATCCAGGATGGAGAGTTCCTGGTTCTCGTGGGGCCGTCCGGCTGCGGCAAGTCCACCACGCTGCGGGCGCTGGCGGGGCTGGAGGACACGTCGGGCGGACACATCAGCATCGGCGGCCGCGATGTCACCGGCACGGAGCCGAAGGAACGCGACATCGCGATGGTGTTCCAGGATTACGCCCTGTACCCGCACATGTCCGTGCGCGAAAACATGGGCTTTGCCCTCAAGGTCGCGAAGACCCCCAAGGACGAGATCAACCGCCGCGTCAACGAGGCCGCTGAGATCCTGGGCCTGCAGGAGTTTCTCGACCGCAAGCCGAAGGACCTCTCCGGTGGCCAGCGCCAGCGTGTGGCCATGGGTCGTGCGATCGTGCGCGAGCCGCAGGTGTTCCTCATGGATGAGCCGCTGTCGAACCTCGATGCGAAACTGCGCGTGCAGACCCGCGCGCAGATCGTCAAGCTGCAGCGCGACCTCGGGGTAACCACCGTGTACGTGACCCACGACCAGGTGGAGGCCATGACCATGGGCCACCGCGTGGCCGTGCTCAAGGATGGCGAGCTGCAGCAGGTGGATACGCCGAAGAAGCTCTACGATGAGCCGGCCAACGCTTTCGTAGCGGGATTCATCGGCTCGCCCGCGATGAACCTGGTGCGCACTACGGGCGGAGTGCAGGGGTGGAATCTGGACGTGCCGAATAAAGAGCTCATCGTCGGCGTGCGCCCGGAGGGACTGGAGCTGTCCGAGGACGGCATCCCCGGCACCGTGACGATGGTCGAGGAGCTGGGCGCGGATTCGTATATTTATGTCGATACCAACCTCGGCCAGATGGTCGCCCGCGGGGGTAACTCCGAAGTGGGCGCTCAGGTGCACTTGATGCCCCGCCCCGGTGCTCACATGCACTTTTTCGACGCCACTACGGAACAGCGGGTGAACGTGGGGTAA
- a CDS encoding response regulator transcription factor codes for MTTVGLADDQQLVRAGFAMVLDSQDDITVVWEAATGREACERAAEQPVDIILMDVQMPEMDGIEATRRILARDADAKVVILTTFDTDNYVLGSVEAGASGFLLKDADPEELIAAVRTVGESAAVISPTATARLLRSIRDKQSVDVPLTPREREILVLMALGHTNQEIADELFISLPTVKTHVGRVLMKTDSRDRVHAVLYAFRNGLVSADQLLEG; via the coding sequence ATGACAACAGTGGGCCTGGCCGATGATCAGCAGCTTGTGCGCGCCGGTTTCGCGATGGTGCTCGATTCCCAGGACGACATCACCGTGGTCTGGGAGGCCGCCACGGGCCGCGAGGCATGCGAACGCGCCGCCGAGCAGCCCGTGGACATCATCCTCATGGATGTGCAGATGCCCGAGATGGACGGGATCGAGGCGACCCGGCGGATCCTTGCCCGCGATGCGGATGCGAAGGTGGTCATCCTCACCACCTTCGATACTGATAATTATGTTCTCGGCTCGGTGGAGGCCGGCGCGAGCGGGTTCCTGCTCAAGGATGCCGACCCCGAAGAACTCATCGCCGCCGTGCGCACGGTCGGCGAATCGGCAGCCGTGATTAGCCCCACCGCTACGGCGCGCTTGCTGCGAAGTATTCGAGATAAGCAGTCCGTGGACGTACCGCTCACCCCGCGCGAGCGTGAGATCCTGGTGCTCATGGCGCTTGGCCACACCAATCAGGAAATCGCCGACGAGCTCTTCATCTCGCTACCCACGGTGAAGACGCACGTGGGCCGCGTTCTCATGAAGACCGATTCCCGCGACCGCGTCCACGCTGTGCTCTATGCCTTCCGCAATGGATTGGTGTCCGCGGATCAGTTGCTAGAAGGGTAG
- a CDS encoding carbohydrate ABC transporter permease: MKMLRHYIGVILILIWGLAPFYWMVVTALRDKDYTFSTNPIPSHVTMDNFKDALATDAGNNFLRAIGNSLIIGVATTSIALVVGVFTAYALARVEFPGKGAVTGIILAASMFPGIALVTPLFQLFSNIGWIGTYRAMIIPNISFVLPLTVYTLTSFFRELPWKLEEAARVDGASRGLAFRKVILPLAAPALFTTAILAFIATWNEFMLSNQLSNTSTEPVTVAIARFSGASAFEFPYAATMAAGALVTVPLVIMVLVFQRRIVSGLTSGGVK; the protein is encoded by the coding sequence ATGAAAATGCTCCGCCACTACATCGGTGTGATCCTCATCCTCATCTGGGGACTGGCGCCGTTTTATTGGATGGTTGTGACCGCGCTGCGGGACAAGGACTACACGTTCTCCACGAACCCCATCCCCTCGCACGTGACGATGGATAACTTCAAAGACGCCCTCGCCACGGACGCCGGAAACAACTTCCTGCGCGCCATCGGCAACAGCCTCATCATCGGCGTGGCCACCACGTCCATCGCGCTGGTGGTAGGCGTGTTTACGGCCTACGCGCTGGCGCGGGTTGAGTTCCCGGGCAAGGGCGCGGTCACGGGTATCATCCTGGCGGCCTCCATGTTCCCGGGCATCGCCCTGGTCACGCCACTGTTCCAGTTGTTCTCCAACATCGGCTGGATCGGCACGTACCGGGCCATGATCATCCCGAACATTAGCTTCGTGCTACCACTGACGGTGTACACGCTGACCAGCTTCTTCCGCGAACTGCCGTGGAAGCTGGAGGAAGCCGCGCGCGTGGATGGCGCGTCGCGCGGGCTGGCGTTCCGCAAGGTGATCCTGCCGCTGGCCGCCCCGGCGCTGTTCACCACCGCGATCCTGGCTTTTATCGCCACGTGGAACGAGTTCATGCTGTCCAACCAGCTGTCCAATACCTCCACCGAGCCCGTGACCGTGGCCATCGCCCGCTTCAGCGGCGCCTCGGCCTTCGAGTTCCCCTACGCAGCCACCATGGCCGCCGGCGCGCTGGTCACGGTGCCGCTGGTGATCATGGTGCTGGTCTTCCAGCGCCGCATCGTCTCCGGCCTGACCAGCGGTGGTGTGAAGTGA
- a CDS encoding ABC transporter permease: protein MLGIINSEWLRTKSLKGTWILLGFAVLSLVLPAALTLNAVQNLQSQGLDLAELGAINASQAGGGLVPALMFIIALSAVRVSSERAHNLHAQSFLVISARWKQVAASMLVNMLLSVVAGVIGLAIALVLLSSTPLPLMTNDAGKIGWMVLAIAAISVMASALGVLIPSVAGAVALPLIWATAFEGILVSTSQFLADNVAPYLPFNNVLMLTSTQPTVHTPAISGIILILWAGLLAAAAFFVNESRDVK from the coding sequence ATGCTCGGGATCATTAACTCAGAATGGCTGCGCACCAAGTCGCTTAAGGGCACGTGGATCCTGCTGGGCTTCGCGGTACTGTCCCTCGTACTGCCCGCAGCGCTCACGCTCAACGCAGTGCAGAATCTGCAGAGCCAGGGGCTCGATCTTGCTGAACTGGGCGCGATCAACGCGTCCCAGGCGGGCGGCGGGCTCGTGCCGGCGCTCATGTTCATCATCGCCCTATCGGCGGTGCGGGTATCCAGCGAACGGGCACATAACCTGCACGCGCAATCCTTCTTGGTGATCTCTGCCCGCTGGAAGCAGGTGGCGGCGAGCATGCTCGTCAACATGCTGCTGTCCGTGGTGGCGGGCGTGATCGGCCTAGCCATCGCGCTGGTGCTTCTGTCCAGCACGCCGCTGCCGCTCATGACGAACGACGCGGGCAAGATCGGCTGGATGGTTCTCGCCATCGCCGCCATCAGCGTTATGGCCTCCGCATTGGGCGTGCTGATCCCGTCGGTGGCCGGTGCTGTGGCGCTGCCGCTGATCTGGGCAACGGCGTTCGAGGGGATCCTCGTGAGCACCAGCCAGTTCCTCGCGGACAACGTGGCGCCCTACCTGCCGTTCAATAATGTGCTCATGCTCACCAGCACCCAGCCCACGGTTCATACGCCGGCCATCAGCGGCATCATTCTGATCCTGTGGGCTGGCCTGCTGGCCGCCGCCGCGTTCTTCGTCAACGAATCGCGGGACGTGAAGTAG
- a CDS encoding HNH endonuclease signature motif containing protein — MPDVATGIAAKLSITAHAATRLATHGWLLARWPGFQRLFHTLTIPVKHMVAVLELTEAVDDEHQPEIESEIIAVLTPEHPGQQLPSVRSLSYWVRTIIERIQPNARPLEEGEELRTEHTVEHQAPEISFDNRANSRTTIFIGLPKADGILVEKSLRAVASAHGCSVAEALVAIIREKLDVQVTLNLYKNTANPTEDIFAEGSWLPKAVGTAWLERVTHLAAPGYAESAGYSPSEAVKAAVAGRDGGCRAPGCTKEPYLCDVDHVHRYDHDNPEAGGPTSTANLHLLCRYHHKLKTAGVLDVELRPDGSECWTSVGDGHQTITTPYGPLGRETFERRHGRRTKALHTHHELTFRDSVEDIIEEALKEKEEEALPF; from the coding sequence GTGCCAGATGTCGCGACCGGCATTGCGGCGAAGCTGTCCATTACAGCCCATGCGGCAACGCGTTTGGCCACACACGGCTGGCTTCTGGCTCGGTGGCCAGGGTTCCAGCGCTTATTTCACACTCTGACCATTCCGGTGAAGCACATGGTGGCTGTCCTCGAGCTCACCGAGGCCGTCGATGACGAGCACCAACCAGAGATCGAATCGGAAATCATTGCCGTGCTCACGCCGGAACACCCCGGCCAGCAGCTCCCGAGCGTGCGGAGCCTGAGCTACTGGGTGCGCACCATCATCGAACGCATTCAGCCAAACGCCCGCCCGCTCGAGGAGGGCGAGGAGCTGCGTACCGAGCACACCGTGGAGCACCAGGCCCCAGAGATCAGCTTCGATAACCGTGCCAACAGCCGGACCACAATCTTCATCGGCCTCCCCAAAGCCGATGGCATCCTCGTGGAGAAGTCTCTCCGGGCCGTCGCCTCCGCACACGGGTGCTCCGTGGCAGAGGCCCTCGTGGCGATCATCCGAGAAAAGCTCGATGTCCAGGTCACGCTCAACCTGTACAAGAACACCGCGAACCCCACCGAAGACATCTTTGCGGAAGGGTCGTGGCTGCCCAAGGCCGTAGGTACGGCCTGGCTGGAGCGGGTCACGCACCTAGCGGCGCCGGGCTACGCGGAATCCGCAGGGTACTCCCCATCCGAGGCGGTAAAGGCAGCGGTGGCCGGGCGCGATGGCGGATGCCGAGCTCCAGGTTGCACGAAGGAACCCTACCTTTGCGATGTGGACCACGTGCACCGCTACGATCACGACAATCCGGAAGCCGGGGGCCCAACCAGCACGGCGAATCTCCACCTGCTCTGCCGGTACCACCACAAGCTCAAGACGGCGGGTGTCCTCGACGTCGAGCTTCGGCCGGATGGCTCCGAATGCTGGACCTCCGTCGGCGACGGCCACCAAACCATCACCACCCCCTACGGACCGTTGGGACGGGAGACCTTCGAGCGCAGGCATGGGCGGCGCACGAAAGCACTGCACACTCATCATGAGCTCACATTCCGGGACTCGGTCGAGGACATCATCGAGGAGGCTCTGAAAGAAAAGGAAGAGGAGGCACTACCCTTCTAG
- a CDS encoding ABC transporter ATP-binding protein, whose amino-acid sequence MGDMITVESLSKRYGKKDAIRDLTFTVPDGQVTGFLGPNGSGKSTTMRCILGLDAPSAGHAFIDGTAFSHLREKPKHVGALLEATWFTPGRSGRDHLRVLARGAGISDRRVDECLDLVGLTSAAQGKVRGYSLGMKQRLGLAAALLGNPKHVILDEPVNGLDPEGVSWMRRTIHTLADHGHAVLVSSHLLSEMQQTADRLVVIGKGELIGEYSLADFLAGGTTVSVETTAVTNLSQLLHAEGLGHEIEGQTLRIRIPEGKKESEIRVHAAQIAHRNDILITGLRTESENLEQRFLAATSGAQEYTSQEQQR is encoded by the coding sequence ATGGGGGACATGATTACAGTTGAGAGTCTCAGTAAGAGGTACGGGAAGAAAGACGCGATCCGCGATCTCACGTTCACCGTGCCCGACGGGCAGGTCACGGGCTTTTTGGGCCCCAACGGGTCGGGGAAATCAACGACGATGCGCTGCATCCTCGGGCTTGATGCGCCGAGTGCAGGTCATGCCTTCATCGATGGCACCGCGTTCAGTCATCTTCGCGAAAAGCCCAAGCACGTGGGCGCCCTGCTGGAAGCCACGTGGTTCACGCCGGGACGCAGCGGGCGTGACCACCTGCGCGTTCTTGCCAGGGGAGCGGGCATTTCCGACAGGCGGGTTGATGAATGCCTGGATCTCGTTGGCCTCACGTCGGCTGCGCAGGGGAAGGTCAGGGGATACAGCCTAGGCATGAAGCAGCGGCTCGGTCTGGCTGCCGCGCTGCTTGGCAACCCCAAACACGTGATTCTCGATGAACCGGTTAATGGTCTGGATCCCGAGGGCGTGAGCTGGATGCGGCGCACCATCCACACCCTCGCCGACCACGGGCACGCAGTTCTCGTCAGCAGCCACCTGCTCAGTGAAATGCAGCAGACCGCCGATCGCCTCGTGGTGATCGGCAAGGGTGAGCTGATCGGGGAGTACTCCCTCGCGGACTTCCTCGCCGGCGGCACGACGGTCAGCGTGGAAACCACCGCGGTGACCAACCTCAGCCAGCTGCTCCATGCCGAGGGGCTCGGGCACGAGATCGAAGGGCAGACCCTCCGAATCCGCATTCCCGAGGGCAAGAAGGAGTCGGAGATCCGCGTCCACGCGGCGCAGATCGCCCACCGAAACGACATTCTCATCACCGGACTGCGCACCGAATCAGAAAACCTTGAACAGCGGTTCCTCGCGGCAACCAGCGGGGCACAGGAATACACGTCTCAGGAGCAGCAACGATGA
- a CDS encoding sensor histidine kinase, producing MATSTVTLWRDGRLWMALSLSAAVVVTGLIGVGINVSGLNSALISAYVVGLVVSIVGVVVQQWRVVPGIAIAGAGMVLQGVSAVPLMLVGYLLVCYEAYAISARIRTRRAWWLAALVVGSYAAIVWAGVVNLWLVSTSPVVSLEEQRENVANGLRDPGMWIVTVVTALLIAVSIALMWTIGRNSLRKAQEIEALVARAELATVSERNRIAREMHDIVAHSLTAIIAQADGGRYAGRKDAAKAMESLDIIAARGRESLGQMRGLLSVLRDDATTDPRDTASTPGVSGIPALVADARRNGVHAAYTVAGEPGPLDEVRGLTVYRIVQEALTNVLKHAGGVEATVAVEWSEDSLRVQVDNAPGEQTLEGSGRGLTGIKERVRIVGGSAWWGPSEVYPGGWCVRAEIRR from the coding sequence ATGGCAACCAGCACCGTGACCCTGTGGAGAGATGGCCGCCTCTGGATGGCGCTATCCCTCTCTGCGGCGGTGGTGGTGACCGGCCTGATCGGGGTGGGAATCAACGTCTCCGGCCTGAACTCCGCGCTGATCTCGGCCTACGTGGTGGGGTTGGTGGTGTCGATCGTGGGCGTGGTGGTGCAGCAGTGGCGAGTTGTCCCCGGCATTGCGATCGCCGGCGCCGGCATGGTGCTCCAGGGAGTTTCGGCTGTGCCGTTGATGCTGGTCGGCTACCTGCTGGTGTGTTACGAGGCCTACGCCATCTCGGCGCGCATCCGGACGCGGCGTGCGTGGTGGTTGGCTGCGCTCGTGGTGGGCAGTTACGCGGCAATCGTGTGGGCCGGGGTGGTGAACCTGTGGTTGGTGTCCACGAGCCCCGTGGTGTCGCTGGAAGAGCAGCGCGAGAATGTGGCCAACGGTCTCCGCGATCCGGGGATGTGGATCGTCACCGTGGTCACCGCCCTGCTCATTGCCGTGTCGATTGCGTTGATGTGGACCATTGGGCGCAATTCGTTGCGCAAGGCGCAGGAGATCGAGGCGCTGGTCGCCCGGGCGGAGCTCGCGACCGTGAGCGAGCGCAACCGCATCGCCCGCGAGATGCACGACATTGTGGCCCATTCCCTCACCGCCATCATCGCCCAGGCCGATGGCGGCCGCTACGCCGGGCGCAAGGACGCCGCTAAGGCCATGGAATCTTTGGATATCATCGCCGCGCGTGGGCGCGAATCGCTGGGGCAGATGCGCGGTCTGTTATCCGTTCTTCGCGACGACGCCACCACGGACCCTCGAGACACCGCCTCCACTCCGGGTGTCTCGGGCATCCCGGCCTTGGTGGCGGATGCGCGCCGCAATGGTGTGCATGCCGCGTACACCGTCGCGGGGGAGCCTGGCCCCTTGGACGAGGTGCGCGGGCTGACCGTGTACCGCATCGTGCAGGAGGCGCTGACCAACGTGCTCAAGCATGCCGGCGGCGTGGAGGCGACCGTGGCGGTGGAATGGAGCGAGGACAGCCTTCGGGTGCAGGTGGATAACGCGCCGGGGGAGCAGACGTTGGAGGGCTCCGGCCGCGGGCTCACCGGAATCAAGGAACGCGTGCGCATCGTGGGCGGTTCGGCCTGGTGGGGACCCTCCGAGGTGTATCCCGGTGGCTGGTGTGTGCGAGCTGAGATTAGGAGATGA